In the Scomber japonicus isolate fScoJap1 chromosome 18, fScoJap1.pri, whole genome shotgun sequence genome, one interval contains:
- the gpatch8 gene encoding G patch domain-containing protein 8 isoform X1: MADRFSRFNEDRDFQGGNHFDQYEDGQLELEQASLDKPIESDNIGHRLLQKHGWKLGQGLGKTMQGRTDPVPIILKYDVMGMGRMEMELDYAEDATEKRRVLEVEKEDTEELRQKYKDQVEKEKAIAKALEDLRANFYCELCDKQYTKHQEFDNHINSYDHAHKQRLKELKQREFARNVSSRSRKGGKKQEKMLRRLHELAEQRKQQDCTPGSGPMFKTTTVAVDGEKTEDSDNMTPENPALTDSVLEASLADKTEQASPKPGPTISFSLGKNNSSSSPTSSGASKVSVSFSFAKKAPVKLETAAAVFADHGEEAMEEEEGQEGEKPGGQEETSVCSTDSPKGGSAEGEVGEGSSVAGTEEVQQPDDGASLASTLNKLKMMMKKEEGYAGQEPEYYHYIPPAHCRVKPHFQFLLFMRATDQCPTKEEEDEEEAQEEKKVEETAEQTESSVTECKTEKEQEIVTLTPDPEPAPPSPKVKTEEVSTCAADTASTEPTSPTQKGESTQDTPDPNLGPKIPTGPFFPVLSKDESTTLQWPSELLEFTKAQPSLSYSCNPLYFDFKLSRNKGARGGKLVKTSKPSEESDDKGQEIAASTTKVDTTTKPGTSTDKDKPATKGESGQSEGDEQKLATGSSSAKKKKKKKKHKKSSKHSKRKGKEKGAGEDAEGESELTQDKPKKKKKHKRKKSKNKAPDQDEATGGDKEKAKPKSEDKTVASSVQLTPGVGGTAGNTGVEMGKRKRATKEVPSKSGVEEGGTGKGTDKANSSEEHSGTKRQKTDSSAPQSASCSTSAQKSPGPGRPPSSDSEEEGGSTTQRSRHHRSSPREQRRHHSEESRRSCSRSSRRGERRGSSRRRHHRSKTSRSHSYSSSSERSSAGSSAYSRHSYSDSYSDYSTEGRRRRHSKRSSDSEYDRRGSRGRRRSRRHQYSSSSSEDSRSRSRSYSRRKRHRRHHRSSSRSSSSWSRSTSARSWRRSYSRSHSSASRSSSSTKGSPHRRGARSRADSDSHRRDFNRSRIYRSQSPRSSRCLNRNTHSSSSQGLRAGGSRDAGEQKNTLTARQLLEKVQSKKSSDDSTTGTKSGIKIKDPPQGYFGPKLPPTLGNKALLPLFGKLQAGKKLPVIPLTRPDEGEKSGAGKGSEAEAEVILVEPIREFPPPPPPPAPPVQKVEETPQSTVVQEETQHPATETPVHPEPRPLFEQEPSMLMQQYQGESGQDPSQNPMMESLMPEMQQQPQMHAYPGYPPPNLEEDGMEAEEDGLAPLESQPITFTPEEMEKYSKLQQAAQQHIQQQLLAKQVKTFPSAAAAAAAAAAAANMAPAPPPPALQQIHIQQPTVSVNSGTSITTVQHALLQHHAATAAAMGIHPAAHPHHPHPAHAQLAQVHHIPQHHLTPISLSPLGHSLGHSLGHSLGHAGLIPAHHTAFLSGQPIHIIPASALHHTPLALHHVPHTALYPTLFTPRHSQAAAAAALQLHPLLHPIFSGQDLQHPPNHGS; this comes from the exons GGCGGGAATCACTTTGACCAGTATGAAGATGGACAGTTGGAGCTGGAGCAGGCGTCCCTGGACAAGCCCATCGAATCG GATAACATTGGGCACCGGCTGCTTCAGAAACATGGCTGGAAGTTGGGGCAAGGGCTTGGCAAAACCATGCAGG GACGCACCGACCCTGTGCCCATCATCCTCAAATATGATGTCATGGGAATGGGACGAATGGAGATGGAG CTTGATTATGCAGAAGATgccacagagaagagaagagtgcTTGAAGTGGAGAAGGAGGATACAGAAGAACTGCGGCAAAAATACAAG gACCAGGTGGAAAAGGAGAAAGCCATCGCAAAGGCACTGGAAGACCTGAGAGCCAATTTCTATTGTGAGCTATGTGACAAACAGTACACCAAACATCAGGAGTTTGACAACCACATAAACTCTTACGACCATGCTCACAAGCAG AGGCTTAAGGAGCTCAAGCAGAGAGAGTTTGCTCGTAATGTGTCATCCCGTTCCCGGAAAGGtggaaagaaacaagaaaagatgCTGCGCAGATTGCATGAGTTGGCTgagcagagaaaacagcaggacTG TACTCCAGGAAGTGGGCCCATGTTCAAAACTACCACAGTGGCTGTGGAtggagagaagacagaagacagCGATAACATGACGCCTGAAAACCCTGCATTGACGGACAGTGTCCTGGAAGCCTCACTGGCAGATAAAACAGAGCAAGCCTCCCCAAAGCCTGGCCCAACTATTAGCTTCTCTCTGGGGAAAAataactcctcctcctctccaaccTCTAGTGGCGCATCCAAAGTCAGTGTGTCCTTCTCTTTTGCCAAAAAAGCGCCTGTAAAGCTGGAGACAGCAGCTGCAGTGTTTGCTGATCATGGCGAGGAAGctatggaggaagaggagggtcaGGAAGGAGAAAAGCCTGGAGGACAAGAGGAGACATCTGTCTGTAGCACTGACAGCCCCAAAGGAGGATCAGCTGAAGGTGAAGTAGGAGAGGGTAGTAGTGTGGCAGGGACAGAAGAGGTGCAACAGCCTGATGATGGAGCTTCTTTAGCCTCCACCCTCAACAaactgaagatgatgatgaaaaaggaggaaggctATGCGGGGCAGGAGCCTGAATACTATCACTATATACCTCCAGCACACTGCCGGGTAAAACCTCACTTCCAGTTTTTGCTGTTCATGAGGGCAACTGATCAGTGTCCGActaaagaagaggaagatgaggaagaagcacaggaggagaaaaaggttGAAGAGACTGCCGAACAGACGGAGTCCAGCGTTACAGAGtgtaagacagaaaaagaacaagaaatagTCACTTTGACCCCTGACCCAGAGccagctcctccatcacctaAAGTGAAGACGGAGGAGGTCTCAACATGCGCAGCAGACACGGCTTCCACTGAACCTACTTCTCCTACACAAAAAGGAGAGAGCACACAGGACACCCCAGATCCCAACTTGGGCCCTAAAATTCCCACAGGTCCCTTCTTCCCTGTTCTGAGCAAAGATGAGAGCACCACCCTGCAGTGGCCCTCTGAACTCCTCGAATTTACAAAAGCTCAGCCATCCCTGTCTTACAGCTGTAATCCCCTCTACTTTGACTTCAAGCTGTCCCGTAACAAAGGAGCACGTGGTGGAAAATTAGTCAAGACCTCTAAGCCTTCTGAAGAGTCTGATGACAAGGGACAAGAAATAGCTGCTTCAACAACTAAAGTAGATACAACTACTAAACCTGGGACCAGCACTGATAAGGACAAACCAGCGACAAAGGGGGAGTCCGGCCAATCCGAAGGCGATGAGCAAAAACTTGCAACTGGCAGCAGCAgtgccaagaaaaaaaagaaaaagaagaagcataAGAAGTCTTCGAAGCACTCAAAAcgcaaaggaaaagaaaaaggtgcaGGAGAAGATGCAGAAGGAGAGTCTGAGTTAACGCAAGACAagcccaaaaaaaagaaaaaacacaaacggAAGAAGAGCAAAAACAAGGCTCCAGATCAAGATGAGGCAACCGGTGGTGACAAAGAGAAAGCGAAACCAAAGTCAGAAGATAAAACTGTTGCCTCTTCTGTTCAGCTGACACCTGGAGTGGGAGGAACTGCCGGAAATACAGGAGTAGAAATGGGGAAGAGGAAACGTGCTACTAAGGAAGTGCCTTCAAAGTCTGGAGTAGAGGAAGGAGGCACGGGAAAAGGCACGGATAAAGCCAACTCCTCAGAGGAGCACAGTGGCACCAAGCGACAAAAGACTGACTCCAGTGCACCTCAAAGTgcctcctgctccacctcagCCCAAAAGAGTCCTGGTCCTGGAAGACCTCCTAGCAGTGATAGTGAAGAAGAAGGGGGCTCTACTACACAGCGCTCACGTCATCACAGGTCAAGTCCTCGGGAGCAGCGCCGCCACCATAGTGAGGAATCAAGGCGGTCCTGCAGCCGCTCATCAAGACGAGGGGAAAGACGGGGTAGCAGTCGTCGTCGGCACCATCGTAGTAAAACCTCACGAAGTCACTCTTACTCCAGCAGCTCTGAGCGCTCCTCAGCAGGCAGCAGTGCATACAGTCGCCACAGCTACTCAGATAGCTACAGCGACTACAGCACAGAGGGTCGCAGACGGAGGCACTCCAAACGCTCGTCAGACTCAGAGTATGACCGGAGGGGTAGCCGAGGGCGGAGACGATCCAGGAGACATCAgtactcctcttcttcctcagaaGACTCCCGTTCACGTTCACGCAGCTACAGCCGCAGGAAGAGGCACCGACGGCACCACCGAAGCAGTTCAAGAAGCTCAAGTAGCTGGAGCCGCAGCACCAGCGCAAGATCATGGAGGCGCAGCTACAGTCGTAGCCACAGCTCTGCCAGCCGCTCCTCTAGCTCCACCAAAGGTTCCCCTCACCGACGAGGCGCCAGGAGTCGAGCGGACAGTGACTCACACCGCAGAGACTTCAACCGCTCTCGCATCTATCGCTCACAGTCTCCACGTTCATCACGATGCCTTAATCGTAACACCCATTCATCCAGCTCGCAGGGTCTGAGGGCAGGGGGGTCCCGAGATGCAGGGGAACAGAAAAACACCCTTACTGCACGCCAGCTGCTGGAGAAGGTTCAGTCTAAAAAAAGCTCTGATGATTCTACCACAGGAACAAAATCTGGGATTAAAATTAAGGATCCACCACAGGGATACTTTGGTCCTAAACTACCCCCAACCCTGGGAAACAAAGCCCTGCTGCCCCTCTTTGGTAAGCTACAGGCAGGAAAGAAGCTACCAGTGATTCCCCTAACCAGACCTGATGAGGGTGAGAAATCAGGAGCAGGGAAGGGCTCTGAGGCTGAGGCAGAGGTCATTCTGGTGGAGCCAATAAGGGAGttccctcctccaccaccacctccagcTCCACCAGTCCAAAAAGTTGAGGAGACCCCACAGAGTACAGTTGTTCAAGAGGAGACACAGCACCCTGCTACAGAAACCCCAGTGCACCCAGAACCCCGGCCATTGTTTGAACAGGAGCCCTCCATGTTGATGCAGCAGTATCAGGGAGAATCAGGACAGGATCCTTCTCAGAACCCCATGATGGAATCCCTCATGCCAGAaatgcagcagcagcctcaAATGCATGCCTATCCTGGTTACCCACCACCCAACTTAGAGGAAGATGGCatggaggcagaggaggatgGATTGGCTCCTTTGGAGAGTCAGCCCATTACATTCACACcagaggagatggagaagtACAGCAAGCTGCAACAGGCTGCACAGCAGCACATCCAGCAGCAGCTTTTGGCCAAGCAGGTCAAGACATTTCCCTCcgctgctgcagcagcagctgccGCTGCAGCCGCTGCCAACATGGCCCCAGCTCCCCCTCCCCCAGCCCTGCAACAGATCCATATTCAGCAGCCCACGGTGTCCGTAAACTCTGGCACGTCAATCACCACAGTGCAACACGCCCTTCTGCAGCACCATGCTGCCACTGCTGCAGCAATGGGCATCCACCCTGCTGCACATCCACACCACCCACACCCTGCCCATGCACAGTTGGCCCAGGTACACCACATTCCCCAACACCACCTTACCcccatctccctttctcctttagGCCACTCCCTTGGTCATTCTCTGGGACACTCACTGGGACATGCTGGGCTGATTCCTGCCCACCACACAGCCTTCCTCTCTGGTCAGCCTATTCATATAATCCCAGCATCTGCACTTCACCACACACCCTTAGCTCTTCACCATGTCCCACATACAGCCCTCTACCCCACTCTTTTCACACCCCGTCACTCACAggctgctgcagcagcagctctccagCTCCACCCTCTTCTACACCCAATCTTCTCAGGGCAGGACCTCCAGCACCCACCTAACCATGGCTCTTGA
- the gpatch8 gene encoding G patch domain-containing protein 8 isoform X3, protein MGMGRMEMELDYAEDATEKRRVLEVEKEDTEELRQKYKDQVEKEKAIAKALEDLRANFYCELCDKQYTKHQEFDNHINSYDHAHKQRLKELKQREFARNVSSRSRKGGKKQEKMLRRLHELAEQRKQQDCTPGSGPMFKTTTVAVDGEKTEDSDNMTPENPALTDSVLEASLADKTEQASPKPGPTISFSLGKNNSSSSPTSSGASKVSVSFSFAKKAPVKLETAAAVFADHGEEAMEEEEGQEGEKPGGQEETSVCSTDSPKGGSAEGEVGEGSSVAGTEEVQQPDDGASLASTLNKLKMMMKKEEGYAGQEPEYYHYIPPAHCRVKPHFQFLLFMRATDQCPTKEEEDEEEAQEEKKVEETAEQTESSVTECKTEKEQEIVTLTPDPEPAPPSPKVKTEEVSTCAADTASTEPTSPTQKGESTQDTPDPNLGPKIPTGPFFPVLSKDESTTLQWPSELLEFTKAQPSLSYSCNPLYFDFKLSRNKGARGGKLVKTSKPSEESDDKGQEIAASTTKVDTTTKPGTSTDKDKPATKGESGQSEGDEQKLATGSSSAKKKKKKKKHKKSSKHSKRKGKEKGAGEDAEGESELTQDKPKKKKKHKRKKSKNKAPDQDEATGGDKEKAKPKSEDKTVASSVQLTPGVGGTAGNTGVEMGKRKRATKEVPSKSGVEEGGTGKGTDKANSSEEHSGTKRQKTDSSAPQSASCSTSAQKSPGPGRPPSSDSEEEGGSTTQRSRHHRSSPREQRRHHSEESRRSCSRSSRRGERRGSSRRRHHRSKTSRSHSYSSSSERSSAGSSAYSRHSYSDSYSDYSTEGRRRRHSKRSSDSEYDRRGSRGRRRSRRHQYSSSSSEDSRSRSRSYSRRKRHRRHHRSSSRSSSSWSRSTSARSWRRSYSRSHSSASRSSSSTKGSPHRRGARSRADSDSHRRDFNRSRIYRSQSPRSSRCLNRNTHSSSSQGLRAGGSRDAGEQKNTLTARQLLEKVQSKKSSDDSTTGTKSGIKIKDPPQGYFGPKLPPTLGNKALLPLFGKLQAGKKLPVIPLTRPDEGEKSGAGKGSEAEAEVILVEPIREFPPPPPPPAPPVQKVEETPQSTVVQEETQHPATETPVHPEPRPLFEQEPSMLMQQYQGESGQDPSQNPMMESLMPEMQQQPQMHAYPGYPPPNLEEDGMEAEEDGLAPLESQPITFTPEEMEKYSKLQQAAQQHIQQQLLAKQVKTFPSAAAAAAAAAAAANMAPAPPPPALQQIHIQQPTVSVNSGTSITTVQHALLQHHAATAAAMGIHPAAHPHHPHPAHAQLAQVHHIPQHHLTPISLSPLGHSLGHSLGHSLGHAGLIPAHHTAFLSGQPIHIIPASALHHTPLALHHVPHTALYPTLFTPRHSQAAAAAALQLHPLLHPIFSGQDLQHPPNHGS, encoded by the exons ATGGGAATGGGACGAATGGAGATGGAG CTTGATTATGCAGAAGATgccacagagaagagaagagtgcTTGAAGTGGAGAAGGAGGATACAGAAGAACTGCGGCAAAAATACAAG gACCAGGTGGAAAAGGAGAAAGCCATCGCAAAGGCACTGGAAGACCTGAGAGCCAATTTCTATTGTGAGCTATGTGACAAACAGTACACCAAACATCAGGAGTTTGACAACCACATAAACTCTTACGACCATGCTCACAAGCAG AGGCTTAAGGAGCTCAAGCAGAGAGAGTTTGCTCGTAATGTGTCATCCCGTTCCCGGAAAGGtggaaagaaacaagaaaagatgCTGCGCAGATTGCATGAGTTGGCTgagcagagaaaacagcaggacTG TACTCCAGGAAGTGGGCCCATGTTCAAAACTACCACAGTGGCTGTGGAtggagagaagacagaagacagCGATAACATGACGCCTGAAAACCCTGCATTGACGGACAGTGTCCTGGAAGCCTCACTGGCAGATAAAACAGAGCAAGCCTCCCCAAAGCCTGGCCCAACTATTAGCTTCTCTCTGGGGAAAAataactcctcctcctctccaaccTCTAGTGGCGCATCCAAAGTCAGTGTGTCCTTCTCTTTTGCCAAAAAAGCGCCTGTAAAGCTGGAGACAGCAGCTGCAGTGTTTGCTGATCATGGCGAGGAAGctatggaggaagaggagggtcaGGAAGGAGAAAAGCCTGGAGGACAAGAGGAGACATCTGTCTGTAGCACTGACAGCCCCAAAGGAGGATCAGCTGAAGGTGAAGTAGGAGAGGGTAGTAGTGTGGCAGGGACAGAAGAGGTGCAACAGCCTGATGATGGAGCTTCTTTAGCCTCCACCCTCAACAaactgaagatgatgatgaaaaaggaggaaggctATGCGGGGCAGGAGCCTGAATACTATCACTATATACCTCCAGCACACTGCCGGGTAAAACCTCACTTCCAGTTTTTGCTGTTCATGAGGGCAACTGATCAGTGTCCGActaaagaagaggaagatgaggaagaagcacaggaggagaaaaaggttGAAGAGACTGCCGAACAGACGGAGTCCAGCGTTACAGAGtgtaagacagaaaaagaacaagaaatagTCACTTTGACCCCTGACCCAGAGccagctcctccatcacctaAAGTGAAGACGGAGGAGGTCTCAACATGCGCAGCAGACACGGCTTCCACTGAACCTACTTCTCCTACACAAAAAGGAGAGAGCACACAGGACACCCCAGATCCCAACTTGGGCCCTAAAATTCCCACAGGTCCCTTCTTCCCTGTTCTGAGCAAAGATGAGAGCACCACCCTGCAGTGGCCCTCTGAACTCCTCGAATTTACAAAAGCTCAGCCATCCCTGTCTTACAGCTGTAATCCCCTCTACTTTGACTTCAAGCTGTCCCGTAACAAAGGAGCACGTGGTGGAAAATTAGTCAAGACCTCTAAGCCTTCTGAAGAGTCTGATGACAAGGGACAAGAAATAGCTGCTTCAACAACTAAAGTAGATACAACTACTAAACCTGGGACCAGCACTGATAAGGACAAACCAGCGACAAAGGGGGAGTCCGGCCAATCCGAAGGCGATGAGCAAAAACTTGCAACTGGCAGCAGCAgtgccaagaaaaaaaagaaaaagaagaagcataAGAAGTCTTCGAAGCACTCAAAAcgcaaaggaaaagaaaaaggtgcaGGAGAAGATGCAGAAGGAGAGTCTGAGTTAACGCAAGACAagcccaaaaaaaagaaaaaacacaaacggAAGAAGAGCAAAAACAAGGCTCCAGATCAAGATGAGGCAACCGGTGGTGACAAAGAGAAAGCGAAACCAAAGTCAGAAGATAAAACTGTTGCCTCTTCTGTTCAGCTGACACCTGGAGTGGGAGGAACTGCCGGAAATACAGGAGTAGAAATGGGGAAGAGGAAACGTGCTACTAAGGAAGTGCCTTCAAAGTCTGGAGTAGAGGAAGGAGGCACGGGAAAAGGCACGGATAAAGCCAACTCCTCAGAGGAGCACAGTGGCACCAAGCGACAAAAGACTGACTCCAGTGCACCTCAAAGTgcctcctgctccacctcagCCCAAAAGAGTCCTGGTCCTGGAAGACCTCCTAGCAGTGATAGTGAAGAAGAAGGGGGCTCTACTACACAGCGCTCACGTCATCACAGGTCAAGTCCTCGGGAGCAGCGCCGCCACCATAGTGAGGAATCAAGGCGGTCCTGCAGCCGCTCATCAAGACGAGGGGAAAGACGGGGTAGCAGTCGTCGTCGGCACCATCGTAGTAAAACCTCACGAAGTCACTCTTACTCCAGCAGCTCTGAGCGCTCCTCAGCAGGCAGCAGTGCATACAGTCGCCACAGCTACTCAGATAGCTACAGCGACTACAGCACAGAGGGTCGCAGACGGAGGCACTCCAAACGCTCGTCAGACTCAGAGTATGACCGGAGGGGTAGCCGAGGGCGGAGACGATCCAGGAGACATCAgtactcctcttcttcctcagaaGACTCCCGTTCACGTTCACGCAGCTACAGCCGCAGGAAGAGGCACCGACGGCACCACCGAAGCAGTTCAAGAAGCTCAAGTAGCTGGAGCCGCAGCACCAGCGCAAGATCATGGAGGCGCAGCTACAGTCGTAGCCACAGCTCTGCCAGCCGCTCCTCTAGCTCCACCAAAGGTTCCCCTCACCGACGAGGCGCCAGGAGTCGAGCGGACAGTGACTCACACCGCAGAGACTTCAACCGCTCTCGCATCTATCGCTCACAGTCTCCACGTTCATCACGATGCCTTAATCGTAACACCCATTCATCCAGCTCGCAGGGTCTGAGGGCAGGGGGGTCCCGAGATGCAGGGGAACAGAAAAACACCCTTACTGCACGCCAGCTGCTGGAGAAGGTTCAGTCTAAAAAAAGCTCTGATGATTCTACCACAGGAACAAAATCTGGGATTAAAATTAAGGATCCACCACAGGGATACTTTGGTCCTAAACTACCCCCAACCCTGGGAAACAAAGCCCTGCTGCCCCTCTTTGGTAAGCTACAGGCAGGAAAGAAGCTACCAGTGATTCCCCTAACCAGACCTGATGAGGGTGAGAAATCAGGAGCAGGGAAGGGCTCTGAGGCTGAGGCAGAGGTCATTCTGGTGGAGCCAATAAGGGAGttccctcctccaccaccacctccagcTCCACCAGTCCAAAAAGTTGAGGAGACCCCACAGAGTACAGTTGTTCAAGAGGAGACACAGCACCCTGCTACAGAAACCCCAGTGCACCCAGAACCCCGGCCATTGTTTGAACAGGAGCCCTCCATGTTGATGCAGCAGTATCAGGGAGAATCAGGACAGGATCCTTCTCAGAACCCCATGATGGAATCCCTCATGCCAGAaatgcagcagcagcctcaAATGCATGCCTATCCTGGTTACCCACCACCCAACTTAGAGGAAGATGGCatggaggcagaggaggatgGATTGGCTCCTTTGGAGAGTCAGCCCATTACATTCACACcagaggagatggagaagtACAGCAAGCTGCAACAGGCTGCACAGCAGCACATCCAGCAGCAGCTTTTGGCCAAGCAGGTCAAGACATTTCCCTCcgctgctgcagcagcagctgccGCTGCAGCCGCTGCCAACATGGCCCCAGCTCCCCCTCCCCCAGCCCTGCAACAGATCCATATTCAGCAGCCCACGGTGTCCGTAAACTCTGGCACGTCAATCACCACAGTGCAACACGCCCTTCTGCAGCACCATGCTGCCACTGCTGCAGCAATGGGCATCCACCCTGCTGCACATCCACACCACCCACACCCTGCCCATGCACAGTTGGCCCAGGTACACCACATTCCCCAACACCACCTTACCcccatctccctttctcctttagGCCACTCCCTTGGTCATTCTCTGGGACACTCACTGGGACATGCTGGGCTGATTCCTGCCCACCACACAGCCTTCCTCTCTGGTCAGCCTATTCATATAATCCCAGCATCTGCACTTCACCACACACCCTTAGCTCTTCACCATGTCCCACATACAGCCCTCTACCCCACTCTTTTCACACCCCGTCACTCACAggctgctgcagcagcagctctccagCTCCACCCTCTTCTACACCCAATCTTCTCAGGGCAGGACCTCCAGCACCCACCTAACCATGGCTCTTGA